In the genome of uncultured Paludibaculum sp., the window GCCATGCTGCGCGGCGGCATCGTGATTCTGGATGAAGGCAACCGCATGTCGGAGAAGAGCTGGGCCAGCCTGGCTCCCCTGCTCGACACGCGGCGCTATGTCGAAAGCATCGTGGCCGGCATCAAGATCCACGCCCACCCGCTGTTCCGGCTGGTGGCGACCATGAACGACGACAGCTCCACGTTCGATCTACCTGAATACATTCACTCGCGCCTGCAGCCGCAGATCCTCATCGATTTCCCGGAGCGGGACGAGGAACTGGCCATCCTGCGCGAGAACCTACCGTTCGCCGACGACCGGATCCTGGAGTACGTGACCGACTTCCTGCAGCAGGCACACAACAACGATGAGCGCTTCACGGTACGCGACGGCATCAACATCGGGCGCTATGCCGTGAAGCTGATGACGACCCTGGACGGACGCGCGGACTACGTGCACGGAGTGCAGTTCGCCATCGACAAAGTCCTGGGTGAAGAGGCTCTGCGCTATGTCCGGCGCCCCTGAGAACATTCCCGGCGATCTCTCCAGCCTGCGGCGCGGACACCTGCGGTACTTCCCCGTCGTCCCGGGCCGCATGGAGTTTGCCGCGGCGGTGCGGCGCGAGATCCTGGCCAGCCGGCCCGCTGTCGTCGCGGTGGAACTGCCCTCCTGGCTTGAGCCTTTCTATCTGGAGGCGCTGGACCGGCTGCCTCAGTTCTCCGTGGTGGTCTACCCGGAAGGGGGCGATAGTGAACGCGGGGTCTATGTCGTGGTGGAACCGGCCGACCCGTTTGTCGAAGCGCTGCGCTCGGCCCAGGAGATTGGCGCCGATCTGCTGTTCCTGGAACCCAACTCCATCGACCGGCCGCACCTGCCGGACCAGTATCCCGATTCCTACGCATTGCGCGCTATTTCGCTCGACCAGTACATCGAGGCCTACCGCGTCTTTCCGCAATCTCGCAACGACGAGATCAGCGAGCATGCGGCCGGCATGGCCTGGCGGTTGCAAGGGTCGGATCCGGACAAGGCGACACTTGTTGTTTTGAGCCTGAACCTGTTCGACGTGGTGCTGGATGCGATGGAGGTGCCGCAGGATCCGCCGCGGGAGCGCCGGGACCTGATGGCCGACCTCGTCAACCCGCATCCGGACTGCCTGGCCGAGATCAGCCAGGAGTATCCATACCTCCAGGAAAAGTATGAGCAGTACCGGACGTTGATGGGTGACGACACCAGGATGGACCGCCGCCGGGTGCAATATGAACTGCTGCGCGAGGCGGAGCGCAACTATGTGGCGCAAACCGGTGATTCGATTACGCATTGGCAGCGGCGCATGATGGCCCGGTACACGCGGAATCTGGCCATGGTGGAGAGCCAGCTGGCGGCCGGACTCTTTGACCTGACCGTGGCTGCCCGTGCCGTGGTCGACGACAACTATGCCTGGGAGGTCTGGCGCGCGGCCAACGCCTACGCCTGGCAGGACGAGCACACGCAGCTGGAAACGGTGAACCTGTCGGCCGAGGAGGTGTTCCTGAACAGCCGGCGCATGCGGCTGCGGCGCAGATTGCCTCGCAAGAAACAGAAGATGATGCCGCGCGGGCTGAAAGAGCGGCCCAAGGAGAAGTATCCCGGCGAGTGGGCCGAGCAGCTGGATGGGACCTCCATCTGTAGTTACCCGCCAGAGGATCTGGTGATTGAGGACTACGGCAAGTTCCTAAAGGAGCGGGCCAAGACCATGCTGCGCGAGGAACGCGTGCGGGTGGAGCCGTTCACCACCTCGGTGCACGACGGCATCGACATCCGGGAGACCATCCGCAACTGGCACGAAGGAAAGATCTACGTCCGCAAGTTCGAGCGCTTGTCAGGCGATGTCGGGGCGGTGGTCGTCATCTTCGACGAGGATCCCTTCGACCGCTATACGTACATGACCACATGGCTGGGCGAACACCAGAATGAGAGCGACATGGCGTACTACGCGACGCAGCCGTTCGAGCACCTGGTGGGTCCGGGCATTGGGCGGGCGGAGTACGGCGGGTTTCTGATGGTGCTGCCTCCGCGCCGGATGTTCGACGTGTGGACGGACCCGGACTACGACTTCGCCGAGTCGAAATCGGAGCGGCTGCTGATGGCTGCGCTCGACTACTCGGTGGAACGGCATGTGGTGTATGTGGCGTCGAAGCCGCCGCGCTCCATCTTCCGTTCCGTGGCCGCCCATCTGAACCGCCAGATCATCTACATTCCCATCGGCCAGCTTTCGCCCACTAAGCTGAAGAAACTACGTATAGTTCACGTTCTCGACGGACATGAACGCAGGAAAG includes:
- a CDS encoding MoxR family ATPase — protein: MIVEIDGVPLHLAHPDELSVKWVGQEEVMRQLLAAWLVVDERDIPMNPRLVGKPGVGKTTLAYAAASRLSRDIYIMQATVDTRPEDLIVQPVIEGPGQLRYVASPLVTAMLRGGIVILDEGNRMSEKSWASLAPLLDTRRYVESIVAGIKIHAHPLFRLVATMNDDSSTFDLPEYIHSRLQPQILIDFPERDEELAILRENLPFADDRILEYVTDFLQQAHNNDERFTVRDGINIGRYAVKLMTTLDGRADYVHGVQFAIDKVLGEEALRYVRRP